A single region of the Streptomyces virginiae genome encodes:
- the guaA gene encoding glutamine-hydrolyzing GMP synthase — MPEAPSAAHDSAPDTVLVVDFGAQYAQLIARRVREARVYSEIVPSSMPVDEMLAKNPKAIILSGGPSSVYEEGAPRLDDARALFEAGVPVFGMCYGFQLMAVTLGGQVDNTGAREYGRTPLAVSKAGSTLFEGTPENQSVWMSHGDACSGAPEGFTVTASTNVVPVAAFENDEKKLYGVQYHPEVMHSTHGQQILEHFLYRGAGLAPTWTTGNIVEEQIAAIREQVGDKRAICGLSGGVDSAVAAALVQKAIGSQLTCVYVDHGLMRKGETEQVEKDFVAATGVQLKVVDAQERFLTALAGVSDPETKRKIIGREFIRVFEQAQLEILQEDGPAVAFLVQGTLYPDVVESGGGTGTANIKSHHNVGGLPDDIEFELVEPLRQLFKDEVRMVGQELGLPEEIVQRQPFPGPGLGIRIVGEVTKERLDLLREADAIARHELTAAGLDREIWQCPVVLLADVRSVGVQGDGRTYGHPIVLRPVSSEDAMTADWTRMPYEVLARISTRITNEVPEVNRVVLDCTSKPPGTIEWE, encoded by the coding sequence GTGCCAGAAGCACCCTCCGCCGCCCACGACAGCGCCCCGGACACGGTTCTCGTCGTCGACTTCGGCGCCCAGTACGCCCAGCTCATCGCCCGCCGCGTCCGCGAGGCACGGGTCTACAGCGAGATCGTGCCGAGCTCGATGCCCGTCGACGAGATGCTGGCCAAGAACCCGAAGGCGATCATCCTCTCCGGCGGCCCGTCCTCCGTGTACGAGGAGGGCGCCCCGCGCCTGGACGACGCCCGCGCCCTGTTCGAGGCCGGCGTCCCCGTCTTCGGCATGTGCTACGGCTTCCAGCTGATGGCGGTCACCCTCGGCGGCCAGGTCGACAACACCGGCGCCCGCGAGTACGGCCGCACCCCGCTGGCCGTCTCCAAGGCCGGCTCCACCCTCTTCGAGGGCACCCCCGAGAACCAGTCGGTGTGGATGTCCCACGGCGACGCCTGCTCCGGCGCCCCCGAGGGCTTCACCGTCACCGCGTCGACGAACGTCGTCCCGGTCGCGGCCTTCGAGAACGACGAGAAGAAGCTGTACGGCGTGCAGTACCACCCCGAGGTGATGCACTCCACGCACGGCCAGCAGATCCTGGAGCACTTCCTCTACCGCGGTGCGGGCCTCGCCCCCACCTGGACCACCGGCAACATCGTCGAGGAGCAGATCGCGGCGATCCGCGAGCAGGTCGGCGACAAGCGCGCCATCTGCGGCCTCTCCGGCGGCGTGGACTCCGCGGTCGCCGCGGCCCTCGTGCAGAAGGCCATCGGCTCGCAGCTGACCTGCGTCTACGTCGACCACGGTCTGATGCGCAAGGGCGAGACCGAGCAGGTCGAGAAGGACTTCGTCGCCGCGACCGGCGTGCAGCTCAAGGTCGTCGACGCGCAGGAGCGCTTCCTGACCGCGCTGGCCGGCGTCTCCGACCCGGAGACCAAGCGGAAGATCATCGGCCGCGAGTTCATCCGCGTCTTCGAGCAGGCCCAGCTGGAGATCCTCCAGGAGGACGGCCCCGCGGTCGCCTTCCTCGTGCAGGGCACCCTCTACCCGGACGTCGTCGAGTCCGGCGGCGGCACCGGCACCGCCAACATCAAGTCCCACCACAACGTGGGCGGCCTGCCCGACGACATCGAGTTCGAGCTCGTCGAACCGCTGCGCCAGCTGTTCAAGGACGAGGTCCGGATGGTCGGCCAGGAGCTCGGCCTGCCCGAGGAGATCGTCCAGCGCCAGCCCTTCCCGGGCCCCGGCCTCGGCATCCGCATCGTCGGCGAGGTCACCAAGGAGCGTCTGGACCTGCTCCGCGAGGCCGACGCCATCGCCCGCCACGAGCTGACCGCGGCCGGCCTCGACCGCGAGATCTGGCAGTGCCCGGTCGTCCTGCTCGCGGACGTCCGCAGCGTCGGCGTCCAGGGCGACGGCCGCACCTACGGCCACCCGATCGTGCTGCGCCCCGTCTCCTCCGAGGACGCGATGACCGCGGACTGGACGCGCATGCCGTACGAGGTCCTCGCCCGGATCTCGACCCGCATCACCAACGAGGTGCCGGAGGTGAACCGGGTGGTCCTCGACTGCACGAGCAAGCCCCCGGGCACCATCGAGTGGGAGTAG
- a CDS encoding class II aldolase/adducin family protein, whose translation MPDQPEPVPVERLGFEMPPVHDTAEAARAHRKERLAEALRLLGRLGYEDGVAGQITARDPEFEDCYWVNPFGRAFTALTADDLLLVDGDGRVVTGGRRVNQLAFAVHAAVHRRRPEVVAVVRARAPYVRALAALGELLAPITEEACAFYEDHALLDEYSGADEPERTALALGPYKALVLRNRGLLTVGDSVDAAVWWFIEAERAAQVQLIARAAGKPVPIDHRAAALTRERFGSDLAAWVSYQPLRELLASTS comes from the coding sequence ATGCCGGACCAGCCCGAACCCGTGCCCGTGGAGCGGCTGGGCTTCGAGATGCCGCCCGTGCACGACACCGCCGAAGCGGCGCGCGCCCACCGCAAGGAGCGGCTCGCCGAGGCGCTGCGGCTGCTGGGGCGCCTCGGGTACGAGGACGGGGTGGCGGGGCAGATCACCGCACGGGACCCGGAGTTCGAGGACTGCTACTGGGTGAACCCCTTCGGCCGGGCCTTCACCGCGCTCACCGCCGACGACCTGCTGCTGGTCGACGGGGACGGGCGGGTGGTCACGGGCGGGCGCCGGGTCAACCAACTGGCCTTCGCGGTGCACGCGGCTGTCCACCGCCGGCGCCCCGAGGTCGTCGCCGTCGTCCGCGCGCGGGCCCCGTACGTCCGGGCCCTCGCCGCCCTGGGCGAGCTGCTGGCCCCGATCACCGAGGAGGCCTGCGCCTTCTACGAGGACCACGCGCTCCTCGACGAATACTCCGGGGCGGACGAGCCGGAACGCACCGCGCTGGCGCTCGGCCCGTACAAGGCACTGGTCCTGCGCAACCGGGGACTGCTGACGGTGGGGGACTCCGTGGACGCCGCGGTCTGGTGGTTCATCGAGGCGGAACGGGCCGCGCAGGTGCAGCTGATCGCCCGGGCCGCGGGGAAACCGGTGCCCATCGACCACCGGGCCGCGGCCCTGACGCGCGAGCGGTTCGGGTCCGATCTGGCCGCCTGGGTGAGCTACCAGCCCCTCAGGGAGCTGCTGGCGTCAACATCATGA
- a CDS encoding TQO small subunit DoxD — protein sequence MNRTDVLETDAPPTAVGLRELAFRHALLPLRLFLGVTFVYAGIDKLTDPAFLSASGDGSIGDLMRGVRDTSAIPALVDMALNSPVGFAVALAVGEILVGLGALVGLLTRIAAVGGALIALSLWLTVSWAVTPYYYGNDLIYMMAWTPLILAGAPYLSLDSVIRSRLSRRTA from the coding sequence GTGAACCGAACCGATGTTCTTGAAACCGACGCCCCTCCCACCGCGGTAGGCCTGCGTGAGCTGGCCTTTCGGCACGCGCTGCTGCCCCTGCGGCTCTTCCTCGGCGTGACCTTCGTGTACGCGGGGATCGACAAACTGACCGACCCGGCGTTCCTCTCCGCCTCCGGGGACGGTTCCATCGGCGACCTGATGCGCGGGGTGCGCGACACCTCCGCCATCCCCGCCCTGGTGGACATGGCGCTGAACTCGCCCGTCGGCTTCGCCGTGGCCCTGGCCGTCGGGGAGATCCTGGTCGGCCTCGGAGCCCTGGTCGGCCTGCTGACCCGGATCGCGGCCGTCGGCGGGGCGCTGATCGCGCTCAGCCTCTGGCTGACGGTGTCGTGGGCGGTGACCCCGTACTACTACGGCAACGACCTGATCTACATGATGGCGTGGACCCCGCTGATCCTCGCCGGAGCGCCCTACCTGTCGCTGGACTCGGTGATCCGGTCGCGCCTGTCCCGGCGTACGGCATAG
- a CDS encoding PspC domain-containing protein, with amino-acid sequence MTEVHDAPPAGPGAPRAADPRPPLRRSKRDKVLAGVCGGLGRYFDLDPVVFRIVLGVLAITGGVGLIFYGFAWLLLPQDGEEDSEAKKLLTGRVEGATLAAVFAALVGCALFLSMLDNGGLAAFSVLVVLALGGASYWSQRKRHTGPEAQAPDPAGGAPRTAHSPAPPETQAPPAPGGPSWWRDPLVKDGTTGPVGGTGYLWGPDDTEDPEVVGRRTPEAAAKAPVAPARPRGGIGGRVFVLALLAGIAGTAATWEGNPLGEALQTGLAAALIVFGLGLAVSSLMGRTGFGTIVLAVFTAGLLAGAAVLPREIGTDWQRVEWRPAAVADVRPVYEAGTGLATLDLSRLDVPKGTTVAVTASIEAGRLKVVLPREVTAQADVTIRRAGDVQMPGDRADRIERIGEQNRTETLAPAAGTEAGGTIELHLGADFGQVEVARAAS; translated from the coding sequence ATGACCGAAGTACACGACGCCCCGCCGGCCGGGCCCGGAGCCCCGCGGGCCGCCGACCCCAGGCCGCCCCTGCGCCGGAGCAAGCGCGACAAGGTCCTCGCGGGCGTGTGCGGCGGCCTCGGCCGGTACTTCGACCTGGACCCGGTGGTCTTCCGCATCGTCCTCGGAGTCCTCGCGATCACCGGCGGCGTCGGTCTGATCTTCTACGGCTTCGCGTGGCTGCTGCTCCCCCAGGACGGCGAGGAGGACAGCGAGGCGAAGAAGCTGCTGACCGGGCGGGTGGAGGGGGCCACGCTGGCGGCCGTGTTCGCCGCGCTCGTGGGCTGCGCGCTGTTCCTGTCGATGCTGGACAACGGCGGGCTGGCGGCCTTCTCGGTGCTGGTCGTGCTGGCGCTGGGCGGAGCCTCGTACTGGTCGCAGCGCAAGCGCCACACCGGGCCCGAGGCGCAGGCGCCCGACCCGGCCGGCGGAGCCCCCCGCACCGCGCACTCGCCGGCTCCGCCGGAGACGCAGGCGCCGCCCGCGCCCGGCGGCCCGTCCTGGTGGCGGGACCCGCTGGTCAAGGACGGTACGACCGGCCCGGTCGGTGGGACGGGATATCTGTGGGGGCCCGACGACACCGAGGATCCGGAGGTGGTCGGCCGCCGCACCCCGGAGGCGGCCGCGAAGGCGCCCGTCGCCCCGGCCCGCCCGCGCGGCGGCATCGGCGGCCGGGTCTTCGTGCTGGCGCTGCTGGCCGGGATCGCGGGGACCGCGGCCACCTGGGAGGGCAACCCGCTCGGCGAGGCGCTGCAGACCGGGCTCGCCGCGGCGCTGATCGTCTTCGGTCTGGGCCTCGCGGTCAGTTCCCTGATGGGACGTACCGGGTTCGGGACGATCGTGCTGGCCGTGTTCACCGCGGGGCTGCTCGCGGGCGCGGCCGTACTGCCCCGGGAGATCGGCACGGACTGGCAGCGGGTGGAGTGGCGGCCGGCCGCGGTGGCCGACGTCCGGCCCGTGTACGAGGCGGGCACGGGGCTCGCCACCTTGGACCTGAGCCGGTTGGACGTGCCGAAGGGCACCACGGTGGCCGTCACGGCCTCGATCGAGGCGGGCCGGCTCAAGGTGGTCCTGCCGCGGGAGGTCACCGCGCAGGCCGATGTCACCATCCGGCGTGCGGGGGACGTGCAGATGCCCGGGGACCGCGCGGACCGGATCGAGCGGATCGGCGAGCAGAACCGTACGGAGACCCTCGCGCCGGCTGCCGGCACGGAGGCCGGCGGGACGATCGAACTGCACCTCGGTGCGGACTTCGGACAGGTGGAGGTGGCCCGTGCGGCGTCATGA
- a CDS encoding ATP-binding protein has product MPVAAAPRTPHAPDADEVPQRKLYRSADGRMLGGVARGLAGHLGLPVGWVRLAFLLLFMWGDGLGVLLYAAFWVFVPLGVGGRTGHRSFFESLPDGTRRLRKPDRGQITALIALFIGAGIFISKVQLGGASGRYVWPTLLVGAGVVLVWRQADNARRAHWSTAAGRHGRLFQVARALAGVALVGVGLTVFIVVRGSAAQLGNVLTATLAVLVGVALLAGPWLIRMTQDLSEERLMRIRAQERAEVAAHVHDSVLHTLTLIQRNAEDVSEVRRLARAQERELRNWLYKPEGTGKDEAEEPATLAEAVKKTAAEVEDHHGVPIEVVVVGDCPLDERLAAQIQAAREAMVNAAKYGGEGGPVQVYAEVEGQTVFVSVRDRGPGFDIDAVPGDRMGVRESIIGRMQRNGGTARLRSAPDGGTEVELEMERAANTA; this is encoded by the coding sequence ATGCCCGTAGCCGCCGCTCCCCGTACCCCGCACGCACCGGACGCCGACGAGGTGCCGCAGCGCAAGCTCTACCGCAGCGCCGACGGCCGGATGCTCGGCGGTGTCGCGCGCGGTCTGGCCGGGCACCTCGGGCTTCCGGTGGGCTGGGTCCGACTGGCGTTCCTCCTGCTGTTCATGTGGGGCGACGGGCTGGGCGTGCTGCTGTACGCCGCGTTCTGGGTCTTCGTACCGCTCGGCGTCGGCGGCCGGACCGGGCACCGCTCCTTCTTCGAGTCCCTCCCCGACGGCACCCGGCGGCTGCGCAAGCCCGACCGCGGGCAGATCACCGCGCTGATCGCCCTGTTCATCGGCGCGGGCATCTTCATCTCCAAGGTCCAGCTCGGTGGCGCGTCCGGCCGGTACGTGTGGCCGACGCTGCTGGTCGGGGCCGGGGTGGTGCTCGTATGGCGGCAGGCCGACAACGCCCGCCGCGCCCACTGGTCGACGGCCGCCGGACGGCACGGACGGCTCTTCCAGGTGGCGCGGGCGCTGGCCGGCGTCGCCCTGGTCGGGGTGGGCCTGACCGTCTTCATCGTCGTCCGGGGCTCCGCCGCCCAGCTCGGCAACGTCCTCACCGCCACCCTCGCCGTCCTCGTCGGCGTGGCCCTGCTCGCCGGACCCTGGCTGATCCGGATGACCCAGGACCTGTCCGAGGAACGCCTGATGCGCATCCGCGCCCAGGAGCGCGCCGAGGTCGCCGCCCACGTGCACGACTCGGTCCTGCACACCCTCACCCTGATCCAGCGCAACGCGGAGGACGTCTCCGAGGTACGCCGCCTCGCGCGGGCGCAGGAACGGGAACTGCGGAACTGGCTCTACAAGCCCGAGGGCACCGGCAAGGACGAGGCGGAGGAGCCGGCCACCCTCGCGGAGGCCGTGAAGAAGACCGCCGCCGAGGTGGAGGACCACCACGGGGTCCCGATCGAGGTCGTGGTCGTCGGGGACTGCCCGCTCGACGAGCGGCTGGCGGCACAGATACAGGCCGCGCGCGAGGCCATGGTCAACGCCGCCAAGTACGGTGGCGAGGGCGGGCCCGTACAGGTGTACGCGGAGGTCGAGGGGCAGACGGTGTTCGTGTCCGTACGGGACCGGGGACCGGGCTTCGACATCGACGCGGTACCCGGCGACCGCATGGGCGTACGAGAATCGATCATCGGCCGGATGCAGCGCAACGGCGGGACCGCACGGTTGCGGTCCGCGCCCGACGGCGGCACGGAAGTCGAGCTGGAGATGGAGAGGGCGGCGAACACAGCATGA
- a CDS encoding LuxR C-terminal-related transcriptional regulator, translated as MTEAGENAGVGETRRVRVVLVDDHRMFRTGVQAEIGETERTGVEVVGEAADVDQAVTVITATRPEVVLLDVHLPGGGGVEVLRRCAPLMAAAENPVRFLALSVSDAAEDVIGVIRGGARGYVTKTITGTDLVDSVFRVQDGDAVFSPRLAGFVLDAFASTDAPPVDEDLDRLTQREREVLRLIARGYAYKEIAKQLFISVKTVESHVSAVLRKLQLSNRHELTRWATARRLV; from the coding sequence ATGACCGAGGCGGGAGAGAACGCAGGCGTGGGGGAGACCAGGCGTGTCCGGGTGGTGCTCGTCGACGACCACAGGATGTTCCGTACGGGAGTGCAGGCCGAGATCGGCGAGACCGAACGGACGGGCGTCGAGGTCGTCGGCGAGGCGGCCGACGTCGACCAGGCCGTCACCGTCATCACCGCCACCCGGCCCGAGGTGGTCCTGCTCGACGTGCACCTGCCCGGCGGGGGCGGCGTCGAGGTACTGCGGCGCTGCGCCCCGCTGATGGCGGCGGCCGAGAACCCGGTGCGGTTCCTGGCGCTGTCGGTGTCGGACGCGGCCGAGGACGTCATCGGGGTCATCCGGGGCGGTGCGCGCGGGTACGTCACCAAGACCATCACCGGCACCGACCTGGTGGACTCGGTCTTCCGGGTGCAGGACGGGGACGCGGTGTTCTCGCCGCGGCTGGCCGGCTTCGTGCTCGACGCGTTCGCCTCGACGGACGCGCCGCCGGTCGACGAGGACCTGGACCGGCTCACGCAGCGCGAGCGCGAGGTGCTGCGGCTGATCGCGCGCGGGTACGCGTACAAGGAGATCGCCAAGCAGCTCTTCATCTCGGTGAAGACCGTGGAGTCGCACGTCTCGGCGGTGCTCAGGAAGCTCCAGCTCTCCAACCGGCACGAGTTGACCCGCTGGGCGACGGCCCGCCGCCTGGTCTGA
- a CDS encoding alpha/beta hydrolase, giving the protein MSLTGTPFFATVIALTVIAVVLPLAVWSKVRGPAAVRAAVRVLMVVFAQVTAVAVVFVAVNRAEHFYASWSDLLGTGKYVTAAPDLGPDGLGGKKVEEAPKVRQQFQPVDGVGGRVRKTELDGKISGVKGDVMVWLPPQYDDPAYKDKKFPVVELIPGIPGTGKSWFQGLKVHEVLEPLMKSGKVQPFILVSPRAMLLGNGDTGCANLPGKVNADSWFSVDVRKMVVDNFRASDEARTWGVAGYSAGAYCAAKLAIAHPDRYSAAVSLSGYNDPGQEPSSLVAKDPELRRTHNLKNMLQATPTPPPVALWMSGAEQDGYLSGLDLKAIAKSPTTVHAEKVVGGHNLESWSKQLPQTFGWLSGVVKAP; this is encoded by the coding sequence ATGAGCTTGACCGGTACACCCTTCTTCGCGACGGTGATCGCCCTGACGGTGATCGCCGTCGTCCTTCCGCTGGCCGTGTGGAGCAAGGTGCGCGGCCCGGCCGCCGTACGCGCCGCCGTGCGCGTGCTGATGGTGGTGTTCGCCCAGGTCACAGCCGTCGCCGTGGTGTTCGTCGCGGTCAACCGGGCCGAGCACTTCTATGCCTCTTGGAGCGACCTGCTCGGCACAGGCAAGTACGTCACGGCAGCCCCCGACCTCGGTCCGGACGGACTCGGCGGCAAGAAGGTCGAAGAGGCGCCGAAGGTCCGCCAGCAGTTCCAGCCGGTGGACGGCGTCGGCGGGCGGGTGCGGAAGACCGAGCTCGACGGCAAGATCTCCGGGGTCAAGGGCGACGTCATGGTGTGGCTGCCGCCGCAGTACGACGACCCGGCCTACAAGGACAAGAAGTTCCCGGTGGTCGAGCTGATACCGGGCATACCGGGCACCGGGAAGTCCTGGTTCCAGGGGCTCAAGGTGCACGAGGTGCTGGAGCCGCTGATGAAGAGCGGCAAGGTCCAACCGTTCATCCTGGTCTCGCCGCGCGCCATGCTGCTCGGCAACGGCGACACCGGCTGCGCCAACCTCCCCGGCAAGGTCAACGCGGACAGCTGGTTCAGCGTCGACGTCCGCAAGATGGTCGTCGACAACTTCCGGGCCTCGGACGAGGCCCGCACCTGGGGCGTGGCCGGCTACTCGGCCGGCGCGTACTGCGCCGCCAAGCTCGCCATCGCCCACCCCGACCGCTACAGCGCGGCCGTCTCCCTGTCCGGCTACAACGACCCGGGGCAGGAGCCCTCGTCGCTGGTCGCCAAGGACCCCGAACTGCGTCGCACGCACAACCTGAAGAACATGCTCCAGGCCACGCCCACCCCGCCGCCGGTGGCGCTGTGGATGTCGGGGGCCGAGCAGGACGGCTACCTGTCCGGCCTGGACCTCAAGGCGATCGCCAAGAGCCCGACCACGGTGCACGCGGAGAAGGTCGTCGGTGGACACAACCTCGAATCCTGGTCCAAGCAGCTGCCGCAGACCTTCGGCTGGCTGAGCGGCGTGGTCAAGGCCCCGTAG
- a CDS encoding NYN domain-containing protein, protein MAHAVSSRNEQDQVVAVRRRWWSGWPRWAPYAAAAWSLVYGLAGLYWALGGAGYPFGPVPEDRSTGSVLEPSPAAVLSPVIAALGFAGAVCGVLMARRRPVGGSATRRFLLGFGWAQALALTVVLQDYTLIAVVAFAPLLVVFAFTGVPGPQGDVGEILYWHRDNLLILFVGGVLWTLAVLAYQRRTRGLCAHCGRGGRAAAWTAPESAARWGRRAVLIAVLSSIPYDVTRVAWFFGYPMGITDAFLEDMQSTPGMLGIGLGLAIASTVGGVLTHGLIARWGEVWPRWVPFKAGRPVALATAIVPALLVAVVLIPGGLQMIRGGDQPFGWGTNYPAMLWVPWGVALGIATLGYYLRRRGTCGHCARG, encoded by the coding sequence ATGGCACACGCGGTGAGCAGCAGGAACGAGCAGGACCAGGTGGTGGCGGTGCGCCGCCGATGGTGGTCGGGTTGGCCCCGCTGGGCCCCGTACGCGGCGGCCGCGTGGTCCCTCGTCTACGGACTGGCCGGGCTGTACTGGGCCCTGGGCGGGGCCGGTTACCCCTTCGGGCCGGTCCCCGAGGACCGCTCGACGGGATCCGTCCTCGAACCGAGCCCGGCCGCCGTCCTGAGCCCGGTCATCGCGGCGCTCGGCTTCGCGGGGGCGGTCTGCGGAGTGCTCATGGCACGCCGCCGCCCGGTGGGCGGCAGCGCCACCCGGCGGTTCCTGCTCGGCTTCGGCTGGGCGCAGGCCCTCGCGCTCACGGTGGTGCTGCAGGACTACACGCTGATCGCCGTGGTCGCCTTCGCGCCGCTGCTCGTGGTGTTCGCCTTCACCGGGGTGCCCGGCCCGCAGGGCGACGTCGGTGAGATCCTCTACTGGCACCGGGACAACCTGCTCATCCTGTTCGTGGGCGGGGTGCTGTGGACCTTGGCCGTGCTGGCGTACCAGCGGCGCACCCGCGGACTGTGCGCGCACTGCGGGCGCGGCGGCCGGGCCGCGGCCTGGACCGCGCCGGAGTCGGCGGCCCGCTGGGGGCGCAGGGCCGTACTGATCGCCGTGCTGTCGAGCATCCCGTACGACGTGACCCGGGTGGCCTGGTTCTTCGGCTATCCGATGGGCATCACCGACGCGTTCCTCGAAGACATGCAGAGCACCCCGGGCATGCTCGGGATCGGGCTGGGCCTCGCGATCGCGTCGACCGTCGGCGGCGTGCTGACCCACGGGCTGATCGCGCGCTGGGGCGAGGTCTGGCCGCGGTGGGTGCCGTTCAAGGCGGGCAGGCCGGTCGCGCTCGCCACCGCGATCGTCCCGGCCCTGCTCGTGGCCGTGGTGCTCATCCCCGGCGGCCTGCAGATGATCCGGGGCGGGGACCAGCCCTTCGGCTGGGGGACCAACTACCCGGCGATGCTCTGGGTGCCGTGGGGCGTCGCACTCGGCATCGCCACTCTCGGCTACTACCTCCGCCGGCGCGGGACCTGTGGGCACTGCGCCCGCGGCTGA
- a CDS encoding C40 family peptidase: protein MASHRKPRQRPLSGGPVRTTAATLALAGAATATAFEGTSQADPRPTPAQVKSEVDRLYQEAEAATEQYNGAKEQADEAERALTGLREETARKTDQLNTARSALGTLAASQYRSGSLGTAVQLAMASDPQEYLSQAAFIARAGDRNAAGITTVRRRLDEVGKLREQASGRLADLRSRQRELASHKAVIEEKLTAAKNMLARLTAEERAAYEAGSPGGSTTAPAGSAGSAAPRGSTPPPPSDGSRAARAVAFAYSAIGKPYVWGATGPGSFDCSGLTQAAWRSAGVSLPRTTYTQINAGRRVSRDQLAPGDLVFFYSGVTHVGLYIGNGQMIHAPRPGSTVRLAPIDSMPWAGASRPA from the coding sequence GTGGCCAGTCATCGAAAGCCCAGGCAGCGCCCGCTCTCCGGCGGCCCGGTACGGACGACCGCCGCCACCCTCGCCCTCGCGGGCGCTGCCACCGCCACCGCCTTCGAAGGCACCTCCCAGGCCGACCCCCGGCCCACCCCCGCCCAGGTCAAGTCGGAGGTGGACCGGCTCTACCAGGAGGCCGAGGCGGCGACCGAGCAGTACAACGGGGCGAAGGAACAGGCGGACGAGGCCGAACGCGCGCTGACCGGGCTGCGCGAGGAGACCGCCCGCAAGACCGACCAGCTCAACACCGCCCGCAGCGCGCTCGGCACGCTCGCGGCCTCCCAGTACCGCAGCGGGTCCCTGGGCACCGCCGTCCAGCTCGCGATGGCCTCCGACCCCCAGGAGTACCTCTCCCAGGCCGCGTTCATCGCCCGCGCCGGGGACCGCAACGCCGCCGGGATCACCACCGTGCGCCGTCGGCTCGACGAGGTCGGCAAGCTCCGCGAGCAGGCCTCCGGGCGGCTGGCCGACCTCCGCTCCCGGCAGCGGGAACTCGCCTCGCACAAGGCCGTGATCGAGGAGAAGCTCACCGCCGCCAAGAACATGCTGGCCCGGCTCACCGCCGAGGAGCGGGCCGCCTACGAGGCCGGGTCGCCCGGCGGCTCGACCACCGCACCCGCCGGCTCCGCCGGTTCCGCCGCGCCCCGGGGCAGCACACCCCCGCCCCCGTCCGACGGTTCGCGCGCGGCCCGCGCCGTGGCCTTCGCGTACAGCGCGATCGGCAAGCCGTACGTCTGGGGCGCGACGGGCCCGGGGTCCTTCGACTGCTCCGGCCTGACGCAGGCGGCCTGGCGCTCGGCCGGGGTCTCCCTGCCCCGCACCACCTACACCCAGATCAACGCCGGCCGGCGCGTGTCCCGCGACCAGCTGGCCCCCGGCGACCTGGTGTTCTTCTACTCCGGTGTGACCCACGTCGGCCTCTACATCGGCAACGGTCAGATGATCCACGCCCCGCGCCCCGGATCCACGGTCCGGTTGGCGCCGATCGACTCGATGCCCTGGGCCGGCGCCTCCCGCCCCGCGTAG
- a CDS encoding ArsR/SmtB family transcription factor, translated as MPAAATEPTHPAADRIELVEVLAALGHPVRLEIVRKLASGAEAFCGEVVPDLPRSSVTHHLRTLRESGLIRQRPQGRKLFLALRREDLELRFPGLLELVLACRSRPLDSECDEQPL; from the coding sequence ATGCCTGCTGCCGCCACCGAGCCGACCCACCCTGCCGCCGACCGCATCGAGCTGGTCGAGGTGCTGGCGGCCCTCGGGCACCCCGTCCGGCTGGAGATCGTCCGCAAGCTGGCCTCCGGCGCGGAGGCGTTCTGCGGCGAGGTCGTCCCCGACCTGCCCCGCTCCAGCGTCACGCACCACCTCAGGACGCTGCGCGAGAGCGGGCTCATCCGCCAGCGCCCCCAGGGCCGCAAGCTCTTCCTCGCGCTGCGCCGCGAGGACCTGGAGCTCCGATTTCCCGGTCTGCTCGAACTCGTGCTGGCCTGTCGGTCCCGCCCCCTAGACTCGGAATGCGATGAGCAGCCTCTTTGA